One part of the Tolypothrix sp. NIES-4075 genome encodes these proteins:
- a CDS encoding cytochrome b N-terminal domain-containing protein: MQSTRFDIIGRRISTYLSVAILTLTLISATTGILLSFYYQPAAGGAYESLKIIDGQVTYGWLFHKAHNIAGNAVIIVALIQIVVMFLSRQFRKSWLTAWISGILFTLSAIGLDWTAMILDWDQLGYWRFSIELQTIEAIPFIGHQLRDILTGGGAISTVTIEHLYTIHSYIVSIAAILLAVVHLASVLWQEKQTHQEMLNSELGNLPHQPVNSH; this comes from the coding sequence ATGCAAAGCACCCGGTTCGATATAATTGGGCGGCGAATATCGACGTATTTATCGGTCGCAATTCTGACTCTGACCTTGATTAGCGCGACTACGGGAATTTTACTCTCTTTTTATTATCAACCAGCAGCAGGCGGCGCTTATGAGTCATTGAAAATAATTGATGGGCAAGTGACTTACGGCTGGTTATTTCATAAAGCGCATAATATTGCAGGTAACGCAGTAATTATTGTTGCCTTAATTCAAATTGTGGTGATGTTTTTAAGCAGACAATTTCGCAAGAGTTGGTTGACTGCTTGGATTAGCGGAATTTTGTTTACCTTGAGTGCGATCGGTTTGGATTGGACAGCAATGATCCTAGACTGGGATCAACTAGGATACTGGCGTTTTAGCATTGAGCTACAAACAATTGAAGCAATTCCTTTCATAGGGCATCAATTACGAGATATCCTGACAGGCGGTGGAGCCATTAGCACCGTAACTATTGAGCATCTTTACACCATACACAGTTATATAGTTTCCATTGCTGCGATACTTCTTGCAGTGGTGCATTTAGCTAGTGTATTGTGGCAAGAAAAACAAACACATCAAGAAATGCTGAACTCTGAATTAGGTAATTTACCACACCAACCAGTCAATAGTCATTAG
- a CDS encoding esterase/lipase family protein — protein MPLPTVILPGYLESAIAYRQLEQSLQQSGFPTLTVPLRRRDWIPTLGGRPVTPILQQLDRTVKQILQQCNASQINLIGHSAGGWISRIYLGEKPYLGRGEVQPSIYCAHPLINTLITLGTPHISQERWTRWNLDFVKNNYPGAFYKNVRYVCVAGKTIFGVRRRGSWLAYSSYQLTCGKGNTWGDGITPIEAAHLEGAENIVISGVNHSPRSRGIWYGSPEPLKAWMQYLA, from the coding sequence ATGCCATTACCGACAGTTATTTTGCCAGGATATTTAGAAAGTGCGATCGCTTACCGTCAACTCGAACAATCTTTGCAACAGTCAGGTTTTCCCACCCTCACAGTACCACTGCGACGGCGCGACTGGATACCGACTCTCGGCGGCAGACCTGTAACGCCTATTTTGCAGCAACTCGATCGCACCGTAAAGCAGATATTGCAGCAATGTAACGCTTCTCAAATTAACTTAATTGGTCATTCAGCCGGAGGTTGGATATCCCGGATTTACTTGGGAGAAAAGCCTTATTTAGGACGTGGTGAGGTGCAACCGTCTATTTATTGCGCTCACCCTTTAATTAATACTCTTATTACCTTAGGCACACCTCATATTAGCCAAGAACGTTGGACGCGCTGGAATCTGGATTTTGTCAAAAATAACTACCCAGGAGCATTTTACAAAAACGTTCGTTATGTTTGTGTAGCCGGAAAAACTATTTTTGGGGTAAGACGAAGAGGTAGCTGGTTAGCTTACAGTAGCTACCAATTAACTTGCGGCAAAGGTAATACTTGGGGTGATGGTATCACGCCGATTGAAGCGGCCCATCTAGAAGGAGCCGAAAATATTGTGATTTCAGGTGTCAACCATTCCCCCAGAAGTCGAGGAATTTGGTATGGCTCTCCAGAACCATTAAAAGCTTGGATGCAATATTTAGCTTAA
- the petJ gene encoding cytochrome c6 PetJ — MQKTVSKENYLRIFLFLLLAIALELTFIYPALAVDTSNGAKIFNANCASCHIGGGNILIEQKTLKNEALSKYLENYDFDSIAAITHQVQNGKNAMPAFKDKLTPQEIMEVATYVSQQAELGW, encoded by the coding sequence ATGCAAAAAACAGTTTCCAAGGAGAATTACTTGAGAATATTTTTATTTTTACTATTAGCGATCGCTCTCGAATTGACATTCATTTATCCAGCACTAGCTGTTGATACATCCAACGGTGCCAAAATCTTCAATGCTAACTGCGCCTCTTGTCACATCGGTGGTGGTAACATTCTCATCGAGCAGAAAACTTTGAAAAACGAAGCTTTGTCAAAGTACCTGGAAAATTATGATTTTGACTCTATTGCCGCAATTACTCACCAAGTTCAAAATGGTAAAAATGCCATGCCTGCTTTTAAGGATAAGTTAACTCCTCAAGAGATTATGGAAGTAGCCACTTACGTTTCCCAACAAGCAGAACTTGGCTGGTAG